The window AAAAGCCGTTCCGCGAAGGGGAGTTCCTCAGTCGCCGATCGGTTATCGTATCCGAGACGGAGGCGCCGGTCACATGAGTGATGCCGTACGTATTGTGCGATCTCTGTTGCGCTGAGTGGATATGGTGAGGTGGACATTGGGGAATTAGATTTAATGTTTAATGATAGTTCGAACACATTATAATAAAAGTAGCGTAACAACTAGACTAATTTAGACAGTTTCTACTAGCCGCAAAAAGGCAAGAGTGCCGTGTCTGTAGATTGAACTGAAACCGGTCAACGAAGAGGATCTACTACCAAGAATTATGCTTATTTATCAGTAGCAGCAGAGATCTATTGCTCTTTCGTCGCCAACTCGTCGACGCGCTCCGCCTCCTCGTGGAGGTCTGTGAGCTCGATATCGGCGTCAAAGTGCGACGTCGACGTGAGGTCCGGGAACGGATACGTACACAGAATCTTCGAGCCGACGCCGTCCGCGGTCGCCATCGTCGAGTGCGTCGCCGGTGTCCGAATCTCGTAACGCCACTGCCGGAGCTGCTCGATCGCGTCCACGGCCTCATCCGGCTCCAGCCCGCTCCGCCTCGCGAAGTCGCCGAGTGTCATCTCGCTGTTACAGTTGTCTTCGCGGCTGAAGAACGAGAGCGCGGCCGTCACCGGCGTCTTCTCGATCCCCTCGACTGTCAGCTCCGAGCTGTAGTCGCTCCGCGTCGTGGAGTAGTGGCCGACCACGTCCTCGAGCTTCTCGTACTCCGTCCGGTCGAGTACGTCCTGCTTGAGCAGATACCACAGGTAGAAGACGCTGTCAACGTCGCAGTTGGTCGCCGTCAGCGTGATCTCGGACACGCCGATCGACGAGAGGAGCGTTCCGTTGCTCCGTTCGAGATGAATCTCGATCTCACCCGCGCCCTGGTCGACGCCGTCGACATCGATGTTGAGCGTTCCCTTCTCGACAGAACTCGTTACTCGGAACCGACGCTCGTACGTTTCACTGAGTTTGTCGAGGTCGTCGGCACGCTCCCCGTCAAAGTAGGAGTCGAATCCCCACGCGTACCCGTACCTCTCCACCTCTTCGCCGACCGTCGGCGCGTCGCCGTCGTCGAACTGTTCGAGCCCGCTCTGCCCACCCTCGCGAGCGTTGGAGGGCTCCCACAGACCGAGCTCGATGAGTCGCTCCCGGGCCTTTCGTTCGTACTCCTCACTGCTCGTGCGCTTTCGCGAACGAAAATTCAGATCATATCCTGTTGGCATGGGCTCGATCTCAGGTAGTTTCTGAGGCCCGTAGTCGACAATCGGTAGGTCGATTTCTGGTTCACGACCGAATATTTGCTTCGCGATCGACTGCGCCAGCACGGCCGCGAGCTGGGGTGGAACAGAATTGCCGATCTGTTTTACCACGTCGGCATAACTCCCTGTGAGAACGTAGTCGTCGGGGAAAGATTGGAGTCGCTTTAGCTCTGCTTCGGTGAACTTCCGATTCTCCCAATGGAACGGACCAGACGCAGCCCCTGGCTGCGCTTTCAGTGTGCGAACCGGTTCTTCCGGATCTGTCTTGTACAGGTAGTCGGAGAACCTCGATCGCCAACCGAACACGGGATCCGGGTGTCCTAGCTTCTCCGTATAGAACGAGTAGTTCAGACCGGGCGGAATATCTTCGAGGAGGTGAGCGTGCTTCGACGTTACCTCGTAGGGAGGTTCCGCCTCAACGTTGTCGTTGTCGAGATCCGCGATCGCCTTCCCGGCGGTTACCGACTTGAGATCTCCTTCAGAGTCTTCGTCATGCGTCGGCTTCGGGAAGTGGAACTCAACGTCGATGTCCTCTCTCACACCGACAATAAAGGTGCGCGCCCTGTGCTGAGGAACGCCGTAGTCTGCTGCATTAAGTGTTCGAGCAGTACGGGGTTTTTCGACGACGTAGCCAGCCCCTCGGAACGCCTCGACGATAGGTTCCCAGTCCTCCTCGTTTGACGTGACTCCGGACACGTTCTCGAAGAGGAATCCAGCCGGTTGCCACTCGTGGAGGAGGTCGACATATGCCTCGAACAGCCGACCTTCTTCACTGTCAGTTCCCTCCGTTCCCCCTGCACGGCGAGCAGCCGCGGAGAACGGTTGACATGGCGGTCCACCGATCACGAAATCAATTTCGTCGTCGATAGCAGTAGAGACACCGAAATCCTCGTGACGATCCTCGAGAATCGCATCAGCGAACTCACGAACGTCCTCACAGAGTAGAACCGCTTCTTCATCGACATACGTGCCCCTGTTAGCTTCGAGAGTCTCAACCGCAGTTTCGTCAACGTCGAGGTGGAGAGCGATTTCGAACGCTGGATTTTCGCTGAAACCGATGTCGAGGCCTCCAGCACCCGAAAATAAACTCGCGACGGTAATCGGTTCTGAGTTAGCCATTATATCCACCTGGTCAGTCACTATACGACCATCAGCTCATCATCGCATAAAGACTTTCGTCGGGGGGCGAATATGGTGTCAGTTACCTATCGAATTGAAGAAGCTCTGCAAGGCTTTCGACCCACTGACGAGTCGGTTCGTCAATCGGCGCACGGTCCCGTCGCTTCTGGCAGAGGGACTCAGCATATGCAACGATCCACTCCTCGGGGGACAGATGGTCACCGTGATCTTCAAATTGAACTCGTACGAACGCGTCGACGTCGATCAGTTGGAAGTCCACGTCGTGTTTTGATTCGATCCTCTGGATTATTTCGTCATAGTTCGCCTCAACTGGTTTGCTCGTGATCAATCCGACAACCTCCGTTTCCGGATGGTTCGAGAGCTTATCACCGACCTCTCTGATTTCAGTAGCAAGATCCCTGAGTCCGTACTTGGCGTCCCATGCTTCTTTGATATGCCGCCGGCCCTCTGTATCCTTAGCAACGACCTCTAAGTCTCCAATATTGCCATGTTTCTTATTCGCAGAACGCATCTGGGTGAGCGGTTTCAACTCGTATCCGAGCGGCAAACCGCTGTTGTCCTCTTTTACTTGGAACAGGGAATGGAGCGCTACTTCGAAGATTCGCGCCGCGTGGGCTGATCGCGTGACGTGTTCAGTAATGATTCGCGTCGCATCCCGTTGAGTCACCCCACGTTCCACTACCTCATCTACGAGGGAGAGAACGCTCTCGTACGCCTCCTGTGCCCGTTCACCGCGGTTGTAGAACGAGAGGAGGAGATAATCGAGTAACTCCTCTGGATCCGGACCGTTCTCAGACTCAACCGCACTGAGAATGTCTGCCCATTCTTCTTGTGCGCCGCGTATATTCGCCTTATAGAATCGTGAATACGGATAATTTTCCGCAAGTGACCGTGTCATCATGACACCGTCTCGATTGACTCGAAGTAGGTCGTAATCACGGAGAGTCGGGGCGATATAGTTGCTGTCGATGGTTCGCATCGAGAGTCCTTCTTTCCAAGAAAAATGAGCTGAGCTTCGACTTCCCTTATGCAGTCTCACACTTTGTTCCGGTGCGATAGACTTGATCGTGAGCTGATTACAGAGAAGTCCCGACAGCGCTCGTCCCTTCTCACTCGTGATTGCGTCGACGATCGCGTCGATGTTGTCGAGCTGCTCCTGCGAGGCGTCGACGGAAACATCTGATTCTGAATCGATGACTTGGTTGATCCGATCTTTTAAGTATCCCTCCTCAAGTTCCGACTTGATACTCTCGTACCGTTCTCGAGCCTCCTCTGTCTGAGTACCTTCTCTGTAGACTTCGTGACCTCCGTCCTCTCTTATGAACTCGACCCGATTTTCGTAAACTATCATTTGCGGTCCGCTCTCTACGGAGTCATTTGACATGCAAATATACTGTATATACAGATACAATAAACCCGCTAGTCAGACATACAACGTATGATATTAGTTACAATAGTTGCTGATTCAGTGCCGGCTACGGGGAGGATGAGGCGATGCGATTTTTGAGTACTCTATGCTCGAGGAGGTAGCCCTAATCATTACTATATAGCCGACTGAACGGCACAAAAGCCTCTGCGAAGATTGGTTGAGGGGTGTTGAAACGCCCAGTGCGTTTGAGACTCCGACACGCTCTTTAGGAGTACTCGCTTACCTGACGGTAATGACGGTCGAAGCGACCAGCGCTGGAGCCATCCTCTTCCGCGACACCCGCGGCGAACGGGAGTACTTGCTCCTGAAGAGCCGACCGGGGGACTGGGAGTTCCCCAAAGGCGGGGTCGAGGGGGACGAGGAGCTCCAGCAGACGGCGATCAGGGAGGTGTCGGAGGAGGCCGGGATCGAGGATTTCCGGCTCATCGACGGCTTCCGCAGGGAGTACGATTACGTGTTCGAGGCGAACGGAAACACCATCCACAAGACGGTCCACCTGTTCATCGCGCGCTCGTTCGAGGCGAGCGCGGAGATCTCGAACGAGCACCGCGACCTGCAGTGGCGCGACTACGACCAAGCGCTCAACACGATCACCCAGGACGGCCCCCGGGAGATCTTCGAAGACGCTCACGACTACCTCGACGAGCGGAAAGACG is drawn from Halorubrum sp. CBA1229 and contains these coding sequences:
- a CDS encoding DNA cytosine methyltransferase → MTDQVDIMANSEPITVASLFSGAGGLDIGFSENPAFEIALHLDVDETAVETLEANRGTYVDEEAVLLCEDVREFADAILEDRHEDFGVSTAIDDEIDFVIGGPPCQPFSAAARRAGGTEGTDSEEGRLFEAYVDLLHEWQPAGFLFENVSGVTSNEEDWEPIVEAFRGAGYVVEKPRTARTLNAADYGVPQHRARTFIVGVREDIDVEFHFPKPTHDEDSEGDLKSVTAGKAIADLDNDNVEAEPPYEVTSKHAHLLEDIPPGLNYSFYTEKLGHPDPVFGWRSRFSDYLYKTDPEEPVRTLKAQPGAASGPFHWENRKFTEAELKRLQSFPDDYVLTGSYADVVKQIGNSVPPQLAAVLAQSIAKQIFGREPEIDLPIVDYGPQKLPEIEPMPTGYDLNFRSRKRTSSEEYERKARERLIELGLWEPSNAREGGQSGLEQFDDGDAPTVGEEVERYGYAWGFDSYFDGERADDLDKLSETYERRFRVTSSVEKGTLNIDVDGVDQGAGEIEIHLERSNGTLLSSIGVSEITLTATNCDVDSVFYLWYLLKQDVLDRTEYEKLEDVVGHYSTTRSDYSSELTVEGIEKTPVTAALSFFSREDNCNSEMTLGDFARRSGLEPDEAVDAIEQLRQWRYEIRTPATHSTMATADGVGSKILCTYPFPDLTSTSHFDADIELTDLHEEAERVDELATKEQ
- a CDS encoding DNA methyltransferase; translated protein: MSNDSVESGPQMIVYENRVEFIREDGGHEVYREGTQTEEARERYESIKSELEEGYLKDRINQVIDSESDVSVDASQEQLDNIDAIVDAITSEKGRALSGLLCNQLTIKSIAPEQSVRLHKGSRSSAHFSWKEGLSMRTIDSNYIAPTLRDYDLLRVNRDGVMMTRSLAENYPYSRFYKANIRGAQEEWADILSAVESENGPDPEELLDYLLLSFYNRGERAQEAYESVLSLVDEVVERGVTQRDATRIITEHVTRSAHAARIFEVALHSLFQVKEDNSGLPLGYELKPLTQMRSANKKHGNIGDLEVVAKDTEGRRHIKEAWDAKYGLRDLATEIREVGDKLSNHPETEVVGLITSKPVEANYDEIIQRIESKHDVDFQLIDVDAFVRVQFEDHGDHLSPEEWIVAYAESLCQKRRDRAPIDEPTRQWVESLAELLQFDR
- a CDS encoding NUDIX domain-containing protein yields the protein MTVEATSAGAILFRDTRGEREYLLLKSRPGDWEFPKGGVEGDEELQQTAIREVSEEAGIEDFRLIDGFRREYDYVFEANGNTIHKTVHLFIARSFEASAEISNEHRDLQWRDYDQALNTITQDGPREIFEDAHDYLDERKDEETGDYI